In Polaromonas sp. JS666, one genomic interval encodes:
- a CDS encoding HlyD family type I secretion periplasmic adaptor subunit → MKNKSGTHSAEHAMFSTAAIAMRQQPPARVARMVTLAICVMAAAALAYASLASMDIVVTAQGRVSASGKSKVIQPLEAGVVKAIAVRDGQSVKAGDLLLELDATATLADRDRLQREFWETQADVLRLNALLSGKVAWAEARDLPVAMVANQQAVLASRRSEQDARVAALDADIARRTADHEAISANIAQLHNSLPLVRKKHEMREELATTGHIAQTGLIETRLELLGMEKDLSVMGKRLNESAASLHASVQQRKQAQAEFRARASAELVDAIRKHDAARQELTKATQRRDLQTLRSPIDGVVQQLAVTTVGGVVTQAQALMTIVPHHAALEVDAQINNRDIGHVKVGQRVINKVETFDFTRFGYIEGMVQWVGTDAVIDPKLGPVYPVRIKLNSVETPNVVNGLHGAVTAGMSVSSDIRTGERRMIEYFIAPMLRYQQEALRER, encoded by the coding sequence ATGAAGAACAAGAGCGGCACCCACTCAGCTGAACATGCCATGTTCAGCACGGCAGCCATTGCAATGCGGCAACAACCACCTGCCAGAGTGGCACGCATGGTCACCCTGGCCATCTGCGTCATGGCCGCCGCCGCACTGGCCTACGCCAGCCTGGCATCGATGGATATTGTGGTCACGGCACAGGGGCGCGTCAGTGCCTCGGGCAAGAGCAAGGTCATCCAGCCGCTGGAAGCAGGAGTCGTCAAGGCCATTGCGGTCAGGGACGGCCAGTCCGTCAAAGCTGGCGACTTGCTCCTGGAGCTCGACGCCACCGCCACCCTGGCCGATCGTGACCGGCTCCAGCGTGAATTTTGGGAAACCCAGGCGGACGTGTTACGGCTTAACGCCTTGCTATCGGGCAAGGTGGCTTGGGCGGAAGCGCGCGATTTGCCGGTCGCGATGGTTGCCAATCAGCAGGCGGTGCTGGCCAGCCGGCGCAGTGAGCAGGATGCCCGTGTAGCGGCGCTGGACGCCGATATTGCGCGACGTACAGCCGATCATGAGGCCATCTCGGCCAATATCGCCCAGTTGCACAACAGCCTGCCGCTGGTGCGCAAGAAGCACGAAATGCGCGAGGAACTGGCCACCACGGGCCATATCGCGCAGACGGGGCTGATCGAAACCCGGCTTGAACTGCTGGGCATGGAAAAAGACCTCTCCGTCATGGGCAAGCGGCTCAATGAATCTGCGGCAAGCCTTCATGCTTCTGTCCAGCAGCGAAAACAGGCGCAGGCCGAGTTTCGTGCCCGGGCCAGTGCCGAACTGGTGGACGCCATCCGCAAGCATGATGCAGCGCGCCAGGAGCTGACCAAGGCCACCCAGCGTCGCGACTTGCAAACCCTGCGCAGCCCGATTGACGGCGTGGTACAGCAACTGGCAGTCACCACGGTCGGCGGTGTGGTTACTCAAGCGCAGGCACTGATGACCATCGTGCCACATCACGCGGCCCTGGAAGTTGATGCCCAGATCAATAATCGCGATATCGGTCATGTCAAGGTCGGCCAGCGCGTGATCAACAAGGTGGAGACCTTCGATTTCACCCGTTTCGGATACATCGAAGGCATGGTGCAGTGGGTGGGCACCGATGCCGTGATTGATCCCAAGCTCGGACCTGTCTACCCGGTGCGTATCAAGTTGAATTCGGTTGAGACACCGAACGTTGTGAACGGTTTGCACGGAGCCGTCACGGCCGGCATGAGTGTGAGCTCGGATATCCGCACGGGTGAGCGCCGCATGATCGAATACTTCATCGCACCCATGCTGCGCTACCAGCAGGAGGCCTTGCGTGAAAGATAA
- a CDS encoding TolC family outer membrane protein, giving the protein MLLGSFGALADNLLEVYRKAQERDPTYRGAVHALQAARERVPQARAGLMPAVNLVGATSQQSGQAAFSGAPYVDRNVRSRNWNLQLTQPLWRAASWVALSQAEQQELLAEAQFRQTEQELILRTAQAYLDVLVAQEAERVARLQIGAVEQQLGLARRNFEVGVATVTDVHEAKSRLDLSRAQAVAAASETENKRAELARILGDSGARLARLHDNGRLPGLQPETVQLWVESAREQSLQVRIALAALDVADREIAKHRATHLPTLDLTAGYGTNFTSGSITSPADIATRTRSGQVGLNLNIPLYAGGGVQARVREATALKDKAGEELEAARRHAITQARQAFSGVVNGAAQVEALESAISSSKSSLDANKVGYRIGTRINIDVLNAEQQLHAAQRDWHKARVETLMQGLRLKASNATLGETDLQAINDLLETEKP; this is encoded by the coding sequence TTGCTCCTGGGGTCATTTGGTGCTCTGGCTGACAACTTACTGGAGGTTTACCGCAAGGCGCAGGAGCGAGACCCGACCTACCGCGGAGCAGTCCATGCGCTGCAGGCGGCGCGTGAGCGGGTGCCCCAGGCGCGTGCCGGGTTAATGCCCGCCGTGAATCTGGTTGGTGCGACCAGCCAGCAATCAGGGCAGGCTGCTTTCAGTGGGGCCCCTTATGTAGACCGCAACGTGCGCAGCCGGAACTGGAATCTGCAACTGACACAGCCGCTGTGGCGCGCGGCCAGCTGGGTGGCCCTGAGCCAAGCCGAACAACAGGAGTTGCTGGCCGAGGCACAGTTTCGGCAAACCGAACAAGAGTTGATACTGCGCACGGCGCAGGCCTATCTGGACGTGCTGGTGGCGCAGGAGGCCGAACGCGTGGCGCGTCTGCAGATCGGCGCTGTCGAACAGCAATTGGGCTTGGCGCGCCGTAACTTCGAGGTGGGCGTGGCGACGGTGACTGATGTCCACGAGGCCAAGTCCCGGCTCGACCTGTCACGCGCTCAAGCGGTCGCTGCAGCCAGCGAGACGGAGAACAAGCGCGCTGAGCTTGCACGCATCCTGGGAGACTCGGGAGCGCGCCTGGCACGCTTGCACGACAACGGCCGCTTGCCGGGTTTACAGCCCGAGACTGTCCAACTCTGGGTGGAAAGTGCCCGCGAGCAGTCCCTGCAGGTGCGCATCGCCTTGGCGGCCCTGGACGTGGCGGACCGGGAAATCGCCAAACACCGGGCGACTCATTTGCCCACTCTTGACTTGACGGCCGGCTATGGCACTAACTTCACCTCCGGCAGTATTACCTCGCCGGCGGATATTGCAACCCGCACACGCTCTGGTCAAGTCGGGCTGAATCTGAACATCCCGCTTTACGCCGGCGGTGGGGTCCAGGCACGCGTGCGCGAAGCCACTGCCTTGAAAGACAAAGCGGGGGAGGAGCTGGAGGCAGCTCGCCGGCACGCGATCACGCAGGCGCGCCAGGCATTCTCTGGCGTCGTCAATGGTGCGGCGCAGGTCGAGGCGCTGGAATCTGCCATTTCCTCCAGCAAGAGTTCACTCGATGCCAACAAGGTCGGCTACCGCATCGGCACGCGTATCAATATTGATGTGCTGAACGCCGAGCAGCAGCTTCATGCCGCTCAGCGCGACTGGCACAAGGCGCGTGTCGAGACCCTGATGCAGGGCCTGCGTTTGAAGGCCTCGAATGCAACGCTGGGCGAGACGGATTTGCAAGCCATCAATGATCTATTGGAAACAGAAAAACCATGA
- a CDS encoding toxin-activating lysine-acyltransferase, whose translation MTKTSPPSTQLPAGSGEANPMAPEELAALAELAKKQAHKVLAKVPLLGPVAWLMMQQATSRHTLLSELEWRVMPALVLDQAKLYLKDEAPVAFVSWARLSDAVVQRYKTAPHQLTAADWVSGDQIWLIDVFTPFGGAQDVLKDLREKVFAGQVVHQLVPTAPALAKVLTWPAVFPTAST comes from the coding sequence ATGACGAAGACATCGCCACCATCCACGCAGCTTCCTGCCGGCTCCGGGGAAGCTAACCCCATGGCTCCGGAGGAGCTGGCAGCGCTGGCTGAGCTTGCCAAAAAGCAGGCGCACAAGGTGCTTGCGAAGGTTCCGCTATTGGGTCCCGTGGCATGGCTGATGATGCAACAGGCCACCAGCCGGCACACGCTGCTCAGCGAACTGGAATGGCGTGTCATGCCGGCGCTGGTCCTCGACCAGGCAAAGCTTTACCTGAAGGACGAGGCACCCGTGGCATTTGTCTCGTGGGCGCGACTCAGCGATGCGGTGGTGCAACGCTACAAAACGGCTCCCCATCAACTCACTGCCGCAGACTGGGTCTCGGGTGATCAGATATGGTTGATCGATGTGTTCACGCCATTTGGTGGTGCGCAGGATGTACTCAAGGATTTGCGCGAGAAGGTGTTTGCCGGGCAGGTCGTGCACCAGTTGGTGCCGACCGCTCCTGCACTAGCCAAAGTATTGACTTGGCCCGCGGTATTCCCCACGGCAAGTACATGA
- the pyrC gene encoding dihydroorotase produces MTSAISTPVSTLTITRPDDWHLHVRDGDALSTVVPHTAAQFGRAIIMPNLRPPVTTAAQAVAYRERIQAAVPAGVAFEPLMTLYLTDNLPPDEIKRAKEAGVVATKLYPAGATTNSDAGVTDLRKTYKTLEAMQREGLLLLVHGEVTSPDIDLFDREAVFIDTQLIPLRRDFPELKIVFEHITTKEAAQYVHDADRFTGATITAHHLLYNRNAIFTGGIRPHYYCLPVLKRETHRVALVEAATSGNHRFFLGTDSAPHPAHLKEHATGCAGCYTAHAAMELYAEAFDAAGALDKLEAFASFNGADFYGLPRNQGTITLKKESWRPPESYAFGEAELKPLRSGESLPWKLYSTRSE; encoded by the coding sequence ATGACTTCAGCCATCAGCACCCCGGTTTCCACCCTGACCATCACCCGCCCCGACGACTGGCACCTGCATGTGCGGGACGGCGACGCATTGAGCACGGTGGTGCCGCATACCGCCGCCCAGTTTGGCCGGGCCATCATCATGCCCAACCTGCGCCCGCCGGTGACCACCGCGGCCCAGGCTGTTGCCTACCGCGAGCGCATCCAGGCCGCCGTGCCCGCGGGCGTGGCTTTCGAGCCGCTGATGACGCTGTATTTGACCGACAACCTGCCGCCCGACGAGATCAAGCGGGCCAAAGAGGCCGGCGTGGTCGCCACCAAGCTCTACCCGGCCGGCGCCACCACCAACAGCGATGCGGGCGTGACCGACCTGCGCAAGACCTACAAGACACTCGAAGCGATGCAGCGCGAAGGCCTGCTGCTGCTGGTGCATGGCGAGGTGACCTCGCCCGACATTGACCTGTTTGACCGCGAGGCGGTGTTCATCGACACGCAGCTGATTCCACTGCGCCGCGATTTCCCTGAGCTGAAGATCGTGTTTGAGCACATCACCACGAAAGAAGCCGCGCAGTATGTGCATGACGCCGACCGCTTCACGGGCGCCACCATCACCGCGCACCATCTGCTGTACAACCGCAACGCGATTTTCACCGGCGGCATCCGGCCGCACTACTACTGCCTGCCCGTGCTCAAGCGCGAAACGCATCGCGTCGCGCTGGTCGAGGCGGCCACCAGTGGCAACCACCGGTTTTTCCTCGGCACGGACAGCGCACCGCACCCGGCCCACCTCAAGGAGCATGCCACCGGCTGCGCCGGCTGCTACACCGCCCATGCGGCGATGGAGCTGTATGCCGAAGCCTTTGATGCGGCGGGCGCACTCGACAAGCTCGAGGCCTTTGCCAGTTTCAACGGCGCGGACTTCTATGGCTTGCCGCGCAACCAGGGCACCATCACCCTGAAAAAGGAAAGCTGGCGGCCCCCCGAGAGTTATGCGTTTGGCGAGGCTGAACTCAAGCCGCTGCGCTCGGGTGAAAGCCTGCCATGGAAGCTTTACTCCACCCGGAGCGAATGA
- a CDS encoding NYN domain-containing protein has protein sequence MDHKPRVALLIDADNSPASKIDLILNELSTFGETNIRRAYGNWKKSELKGWEEALHEHAIRPMQQFDYSKGKNASDMAMVIDALELLYTDRPDAFGIVSSDADFTPLVMHLRAKGAAVYGFGAQKTPEPFVNACSKFLFLDKLRPLAMGDAAGGAAGDTRDDGEAVTAAPLRATPAQLKQDAKLVMLLRNAVQAAADDEGWARVGAVGTQIANQASFDHRNYGYATLTKLLVATQLFEIADEGKSTVAVRDKRLNKTARA, from the coding sequence ATGGACCACAAACCGCGCGTTGCCCTGCTGATTGACGCCGACAATTCACCGGCGTCCAAAATAGACCTGATCCTCAACGAGTTGTCGACCTTTGGCGAGACCAATATTCGCCGTGCTTACGGCAACTGGAAAAAGAGCGAACTCAAGGGCTGGGAAGAAGCGCTGCATGAGCATGCCATTCGCCCCATGCAGCAGTTTGACTACAGCAAAGGCAAAAACGCCAGCGACATGGCCATGGTGATTGACGCGCTGGAGCTGCTCTACACCGACCGGCCCGATGCCTTTGGCATTGTGTCGTCCGATGCCGACTTCACGCCGCTGGTGATGCACCTGCGTGCCAAGGGCGCGGCCGTTTACGGGTTTGGCGCGCAGAAGACGCCCGAACCTTTTGTGAACGCATGTTCGAAGTTCCTGTTCCTGGATAAATTGCGTCCCCTGGCCATGGGCGATGCCGCAGGCGGCGCTGCCGGGGACACCCGCGATGACGGCGAGGCGGTGACTGCGGCCCCCTTGCGTGCCACGCCGGCGCAGCTCAAGCAGGACGCCAAGCTCGTCATGCTGCTGCGCAATGCCGTGCAGGCGGCGGCCGATGACGAGGGCTGGGCGCGCGTGGGAGCGGTAGGCACCCAGATCGCCAACCAGGCCTCGTTTGACCATCGCAACTATGGTTATGCGACGCTGACCAAACTGCTGGTCGCCACGCAGCTGTTTGAAATCGCCGACGAAGGCAAGTCCACCGTGGCAGTGCGCGACAAGCGGCTGAACAAAACGGCCCGGGCCTGA
- a CDS encoding FAD-binding oxidoreductase: MSTNVTAATAATVAIPNAIEQALQEIRDQLGEACVFTADAVPARNRNDYSGMSATRPLAMVRPADTAGIATALRICHAHGVAVVPQGGLTGLCGGARAGVHEVALSLERLVGIEEIDPDSATMTVLAGTPLEVVQQAAAAAGFFCPLDLGARGSCAIGGNLSTNAGGNRVIRYGMARDMVLGLEAVLADGTVMTSLNKMIKNNAGFDLKHLFIGSEGTLGIITRIVLRLFPKPASTMVALCAAQDYGTVLKLLAAARSELGPMLSAFEVMWPDYWDMATERVKGVRNPFAGDGRRYGAYVLVEALGTDPAIDGPRFEAWLERLLESGTVPNAVVSQSLADEKAFWGVRDACAEFHQLWPGHLAFDIGLPVAAMDTYARRCKAVLSEQVPGCEAVFYGHIGDGNVHIVAYQPGVAVQPKDAVEEVVYGLVREYGGTVSAEHGIGTLKRRWLAHARSPGEIALMRTLKAALDPKNILNPGKVI, translated from the coding sequence ATGTCCACTAACGTCACTGCCGCCACTGCCGCCACTGTCGCCATCCCCAACGCCATAGAGCAAGCCTTGCAGGAGATCCGCGACCAGCTGGGCGAGGCCTGCGTGTTCACCGCAGACGCCGTGCCTGCCCGAAACCGCAATGACTACAGCGGGATGAGCGCCACGCGACCGCTGGCCATGGTTCGCCCCGCCGACACGGCGGGCATCGCCACCGCCTTGCGCATCTGCCACGCGCACGGCGTTGCCGTGGTGCCGCAGGGCGGCCTCACCGGGCTGTGCGGCGGGGCGCGTGCTGGCGTCCATGAGGTCGCACTGTCACTCGAACGCCTGGTCGGCATTGAAGAAATCGACCCGGATTCCGCCACCATGACGGTGCTGGCCGGCACACCGCTGGAGGTGGTGCAACAGGCCGCCGCGGCCGCCGGCTTCTTTTGCCCGCTGGACCTGGGTGCGCGCGGCTCCTGCGCCATTGGCGGCAACCTGTCAACCAACGCCGGCGGCAACCGGGTGATCCGCTACGGCATGGCCCGGGACATGGTGCTCGGGCTGGAGGCGGTGCTGGCCGACGGCACCGTCATGACCAGCCTGAACAAGATGATCAAGAACAACGCGGGCTTCGACCTGAAGCACCTGTTCATCGGCAGCGAAGGCACGCTGGGCATCATCACGCGCATCGTCCTGCGCCTGTTCCCCAAACCGGCCTCCACCATGGTGGCGCTGTGCGCGGCGCAAGACTACGGCACCGTGCTCAAGCTGCTGGCGGCGGCACGCAGCGAGCTCGGCCCGATGCTCTCCGCCTTTGAAGTCATGTGGCCCGACTACTGGGACATGGCCACCGAACGCGTCAAGGGTGTGCGCAATCCGTTCGCGGGCGACGGCCGCCGCTACGGCGCCTATGTGCTGGTGGAGGCCTTGGGCACCGACCCTGCCATCGACGGCCCGCGCTTTGAAGCGTGGCTGGAGCGGCTGCTGGAATCAGGCACCGTGCCCAATGCGGTGGTGTCGCAGTCGCTCGCCGATGAAAAGGCTTTTTGGGGCGTTCGCGACGCCTGCGCCGAATTCCACCAGCTCTGGCCCGGCCACCTGGCGTTCGATATCGGCCTGCCGGTGGCGGCCATGGACACTTACGCCAGACGATGCAAGGCCGTGCTCAGCGAGCAGGTGCCGGGCTGCGAAGCGGTGTTTTATGGCCACATCGGCGACGGCAATGTGCACATCGTCGCCTACCAGCCCGGCGTGGCCGTGCAACCCAAGGATGCGGTGGAAGAGGTTGTCTACGGGCTGGTGCGCGAATACGGCGGCACCGTCTCGGCCGAGCACGGCATCGGCACCCTCAAGCGCCGCTGGCTGGCCCATGCACGCTCGCCGGGGGAAATCGCGTTGATGCGCACGCTGAAAGCGGCGCTGGACCCGAAGAACATTTTGAATCCGGGCAAAGTGATTTGA
- a CDS encoding ABC transporter substrate-binding protein translates to MTFKRRAMIATAAASALFLSPQLWAQAQPIKIFNVVELSGTGATAGTMFKSGIELAVKDVNASGGILGRKLEVTNMDTQTNPGIAKALVVRAIDDGAFAIFGPVFSGSILISQTETRRAEVPNFTAAAGALVTQQGSPYIFRTGLTQVNSMPKAARYIARNLKIKKIAVLFVNNDFGKPGRDAIVGALKTFGVEVVADISTEAGQLDFSAPIIKVKQAGAEAVFVYLNEEESARAVRELRKQGWDKPIVGDVTLLSQKVIDLAGDAANGVVGHSEMSADAPIAGVKVVRDKFFKEYNFLPDHNGIKGYQGVYMLKAAIQKVGKFDRVAVAKQLHGMTIKVADEPGVLMDVTFDDKGDIDRESFLIEIKGGKPVVKEVLPPLGKN, encoded by the coding sequence ATGACCTTCAAGCGCAGAGCCATGATCGCCACGGCAGCGGCCTCGGCCCTTTTTCTCAGCCCTCAACTGTGGGCGCAGGCCCAGCCCATCAAAATCTTCAACGTGGTCGAGCTCTCCGGCACCGGGGCAACGGCAGGCACCATGTTCAAGTCCGGCATTGAACTGGCGGTCAAGGACGTCAATGCCTCCGGCGGCATCCTGGGGCGCAAGCTTGAGGTGACCAACATGGACACCCAGACCAATCCCGGCATTGCCAAGGCGCTGGTGGTACGCGCCATTGATGACGGCGCGTTTGCCATCTTCGGCCCTGTCTTCAGCGGCTCCATCCTGATCAGCCAGACCGAGACGCGGCGTGCCGAGGTGCCCAATTTCACGGCCGCTGCCGGGGCCCTGGTGACCCAGCAGGGCAGCCCCTATATCTTTCGCACCGGGCTGACCCAGGTCAACAGCATGCCCAAGGCCGCACGCTACATCGCCCGAAACCTGAAGATCAAGAAAATCGCCGTGCTGTTCGTCAACAACGACTTCGGCAAACCCGGGCGCGACGCCATCGTCGGTGCCCTGAAAACCTTTGGTGTGGAGGTGGTGGCGGACATTTCCACCGAAGCCGGCCAGCTCGATTTCTCCGCGCCCATCATCAAGGTGAAGCAGGCCGGCGCCGAGGCGGTGTTTGTCTATCTGAACGAAGAAGAGTCGGCACGGGCGGTGCGCGAACTGCGCAAGCAAGGTTGGGACAAGCCCATCGTGGGCGACGTGACGCTGCTGAGCCAGAAGGTGATCGATTTGGCGGGCGACGCGGCCAACGGCGTGGTCGGGCACTCCGAAATGTCGGCCGACGCGCCGATTGCCGGCGTGAAAGTGGTGCGCGACAAGTTCTTCAAGGAATACAACTTCCTGCCCGACCACAACGGCATCAAGGGCTACCAGGGTGTTTACATGCTCAAGGCGGCGATCCAGAAAGTCGGCAAGTTCGACCGCGTGGCGGTGGCCAAACAGTTGCACGGCATGACCATCAAGGTGGCGGACGAACCCGGCGTGCTGATGGATGTCACCTTCGATGACAAGGGCGACATCGACCGCGAGAGCTTCCTCATCGAGATCAAGGGCGGCAAACCCGTGGTCAAGGAAGTCCTGCCGCCTCTGGGCAAGAACTGA
- a CDS encoding HIT family protein: MAPETGTRPNGVTPHVDPTCRYCTATVAELEDVMFHVADLDRSRVFLFRDQTHQGRCVVLLKKHVRELFELEDEDLRVFMREVARVAAAVAQVSACDKVNYALYGDRANHLHVHVVPKTRSGPAWGQPFILNADVPVALAPPERQAMLIKLKHLLQAE; this comes from the coding sequence TTGGCGCCTGAGACAGGCACGCGGCCCAACGGGGTGACGCCACATGTCGACCCCACCTGCCGCTACTGCACGGCGACGGTGGCGGAACTTGAGGACGTGATGTTCCATGTCGCCGACCTGGACCGCTCGCGGGTTTTCCTGTTCAGGGACCAGACGCACCAGGGCCGCTGCGTCGTGCTGCTGAAAAAGCACGTGCGGGAGCTGTTCGAGCTGGAGGACGAAGACCTGCGCGTTTTCATGCGCGAGGTCGCCCGGGTGGCGGCCGCGGTGGCGCAAGTCAGCGCCTGCGACAAGGTGAACTACGCGCTGTACGGCGACAGGGCCAACCACCTCCATGTGCACGTCGTGCCGAAGACACGGAGCGGCCCGGCCTGGGGCCAGCCCTTTATCCTCAACGCGGACGTTCCGGTGGCGCTTGCACCGCCAGAGCGGCAGGCCATGCTAATAAAACTGAAGCACCTGCTGCAGGCTGAATAA
- a CDS encoding isocitrate lyase/PEP mutase family protein — protein sequence MTPAQQLQQLLKTGNIVMAPGAPDAITARLIQKAGFPAIYMTGFGATASRLGTPDIGLLSQTEMTTHARDMARVVDIPIIADADTGYGGPSNIHRTVREYIQAGVAAIHLEDQVAPKRCGQMAGIRLMDAQENVLRLKCAIEARGRDELLIIGRTDALPAAGIDEAIRRAHLYQEAGVDLVFVDGIKKIAEVEAVARAVQGPKVVSIVDGNETTALTAKDLQDMGFSVVFYAVTALFTAVKAVSDALAELQRAGTPKASERAMVSYAEFSALVDLDFHKDLDDRFGA from the coding sequence ATGACACCCGCCCAACAACTCCAGCAACTGCTCAAGACCGGCAACATCGTGATGGCGCCGGGCGCACCCGATGCCATCACCGCACGCCTGATCCAGAAGGCAGGCTTTCCGGCCATCTACATGACGGGTTTCGGCGCAACCGCCAGCCGCCTGGGCACGCCCGACATCGGCCTGCTGAGCCAGACCGAGATGACCACCCATGCACGCGACATGGCCCGGGTGGTTGACATCCCCATCATTGCCGATGCCGACACCGGCTATGGTGGGCCGTCCAACATCCACCGCACGGTACGCGAGTACATCCAGGCCGGCGTGGCCGCCATCCACCTGGAAGACCAGGTCGCGCCCAAGCGCTGCGGCCAGATGGCCGGCATCCGGCTGATGGATGCGCAAGAAAACGTGTTGCGACTGAAATGCGCCATCGAGGCGCGCGGTCGGGATGAGCTGCTCATCATCGGCCGTACCGATGCCCTGCCCGCGGCCGGCATTGATGAAGCCATCCGGCGCGCCCATCTGTATCAGGAGGCCGGCGTGGACTTGGTCTTCGTCGACGGCATCAAAAAAATCGCCGAAGTCGAGGCCGTTGCCAGGGCGGTCCAGGGACCCAAGGTCGTCTCCATCGTGGACGGCAATGAGACCACGGCACTGACAGCCAAGGACCTGCAGGACATGGGTTTTTCAGTGGTGTTTTATGCGGTGACAGCGCTTTTCACCGCAGTGAAAGCCGTCTCGGATGCGCTCGCCGAACTGCAGCGTGCCGGCACACCCAAGGCGAGCGAACGCGCCATGGTGAGCTATGCCGAATTCAGCGCGCTGGTGGACCTGGATTTCCACAAAGACCTGGATGACCGGTTTGGCGCCTGA
- a CDS encoding GntR family transcriptional regulator, with product MAKKFEIEMPKSLTEIVAQRVRQAIIDGEFALGQMISEETLAESFGVSRTPVRDALTLLQTTGLVDIRSKRGSFVFQPDEDDVRAICDFRATLELHAAKRSRAVNRQAAIAALEAVFAQMVAASEADDEIGYGHCDSAFHEALFTHCGNPYVVNAYALVSGKIAALRTNMAKQFSDARKVSLQEHREMIQYIDDGDFDRLEQLIQSHVGRTVEAFRLASAAALKAAPAPIKLNVAGT from the coding sequence ATGGCTAAAAAATTCGAAATAGAGATGCCGAAGTCGCTGACGGAGATTGTTGCGCAGCGCGTGCGGCAGGCGATTATTGACGGAGAGTTTGCCTTGGGCCAGATGATTTCGGAAGAAACCCTGGCCGAATCGTTTGGCGTCAGCCGCACGCCCGTGCGTGACGCGCTGACGCTGCTGCAAACCACCGGGCTGGTGGACATCCGCTCCAAACGCGGCAGCTTTGTCTTCCAGCCCGACGAAGATGACGTGCGCGCCATCTGCGACTTCCGCGCCACCCTGGAGCTACACGCCGCCAAGCGCTCCCGCGCCGTGAACCGGCAGGCCGCCATTGCCGCGCTGGAAGCGGTTTTTGCGCAGATGGTGGCCGCCAGCGAAGCCGACGACGAGATCGGCTATGGCCACTGCGACTCGGCTTTTCACGAAGCGCTGTTCACGCATTGCGGCAACCCTTATGTGGTCAATGCCTACGCGCTCGTTTCTGGCAAGATCGCCGCCCTGCGCACCAACATGGCCAAGCAGTTTTCCGATGCGCGCAAGGTGTCGCTGCAAGAGCACCGCGAAATGATCCAGTACATCGACGACGGCGACTTTGACCGGCTGGAGCAACTGATCCAGAGCCATGTGGGCAGGACGGTCGAAGCCTTTCGCCTGGCCAGTGCTGCGGCGCTGAAAGCCGCCCCCGCGCCTATCAAACTGAACGTCGCAGGCACCTGA
- a CDS encoding DUF3025 domain-containing protein, with protein sequence MPDAVSPLVAIDWSQPWFAPLRRAGEAAGALALRGAGVAQALNAVAQTHGVAAANTNATRAGDEGHCPVRFVPQGELPPGEAYERYIFNTRHCPTRDGLHDFFNGLCWLQFPETKTRLNQLQAAEIASAGIRPVRGPVRDALTLFDENAAFLLAPQALWDALIARDWQQLFIGLRPLWADTQLVLFGHALLEKLVYPRKPITAHVYRAQPAIDSIAELDAWVAADLSADKLAGKPFAPLPVLGVPGWWPENENFSFYDDSLVFRPRR encoded by the coding sequence ATGCCTGACGCCGTGAGCCCGCTGGTCGCCATCGACTGGTCCCAACCCTGGTTTGCGCCCCTGCGCCGTGCGGGCGAGGCGGCCGGTGCGCTGGCGCTGCGGGGCGCCGGTGTCGCACAAGCCCTCAATGCTGTGGCCCAGACGCATGGCGTGGCGGCTGCGAATACGAATGCCACCCGGGCGGGCGATGAGGGGCATTGCCCGGTGCGCTTTGTGCCGCAGGGCGAATTGCCGCCCGGCGAGGCCTACGAGCGCTATATCTTCAACACACGCCATTGCCCGACGCGCGACGGGCTGCACGACTTCTTCAATGGCCTGTGCTGGCTGCAGTTTCCCGAGACCAAGACCCGGCTCAACCAGCTGCAGGCTGCCGAGATAGCGTCGGCGGGCATCCGGCCGGTGCGCGGCCCGGTGCGCGATGCGCTGACGCTGTTTGATGAAAACGCCGCCTTCCTGCTGGCGCCGCAAGCCCTGTGGGACGCCCTGATCGCCCGGGACTGGCAGCAACTCTTCATCGGCTTGCGCCCGCTGTGGGCTGACACGCAACTGGTGCTTTTTGGCCATGCCTTGCTCGAAAAGCTGGTTTATCCACGAAAACCGATCACGGCCCATGTATACCGGGCGCAGCCAGCTATTGATTCAATAGCAGAGCTGGATGCCTGGGTGGCTGCTGATTTGAGCGCCGACAAACTGGCCGGCAAGCCCTTTGCACCCTTGCCGGTACTGGGCGTGCCGGGCTGGTGGCCGGAAAACGAGAACTTTTCCTTTTATGATGACTCCCTTGTATTCCGTCCACGCAGGTAG